CCTCTGGATCATCCTGGTCAAAGACCATGAAGTACCAATCTTGCCACCAAAATGCGCCCAGTGAATCTTGAAGCTTGCCTTTTGGGTATGATAAAACAGCTACTCGGTCAGATGGAAATTGTTGATTAAAGTAGGTCGTTACTTTGTTATACAAGGGTGTGCTTGAATCATAATCAAGTGCCAATGCATCAACACTTGAATACTCTTTGTAAACCGCTCCGGTTGTACTATCGGTGACGGACCGTAATAGGCCATCCGTAGTTGTAGCGTTGTTTGGAACGCCCCCACCCTTGCCATCTGAATCAGGAGCCGGTGTTTTAGTTAAGAACAAAATATTGCCAAAACCAATTTGTGGAATTGGCTGTTGTTCTTTCAAGTTAACAATAACGTCAGTAATACGCCCGTATGGGGCAATAGCTGTAGTCATTTTGTTACCTCCTATTTTTTAATTGAAATTTTCGAATCATTATTACCATCAGAAATATCAGTACTATCGATTGTTGTGTGTGGTGAGTAAGTGAAGTCCAGATCAGTATCCTCAAACGTCAGCCCAGAAATAACAGCAAACGTCGCATCAAATCCCACGGCATAGTCGTAGTTACTGCCAATGACGGCATTATGCGACATAACATCACCGGTTGTTTGGATCGTCATTGAACACTGCTTTAGGAACCGCTTGTAACTTGGATCTCGTAAGGCTTCGAAAAGCTGACTCGCCAAATCATCCGCCTGCCAATAGTCGTTTGAATGAGCGTCAAGCTGTAGGATAATCTGATAATTTCGATGATCTGGGAAATCAGCTAGTTCTTCATGATCGCCAGCTACCGTCACAAACGTGAAAAACGGGTACTGAGGTCGATCAGTGGTCAATTCCTGGGCATAAAAAAGCTGCCCGGTCGATTGTTTGACAATCTCACCAAGGCAGTGAATTAATAGTTTCTTCCCCGATTTATATTGACTGATTGAGGTCATCCCCTTTCAGTTCGTAGATAACCACGTCTGAATAATCTTGATAGTTGCTGTAATTAACCACCCGATACTTTCCCTCTTGAGTCGTCGATTCAACAATCGTGTTCTTGGGGTACTTACCGGTTGACAACCACAGCAAGTCAGCATCAGATTGTGAACCACCACTGACATTCATCAACGTGTGATCAAAGGTACTATAGGGCAGGATCGGTTCGTGGCGTTTCTCAGGCTCAATTTCATCAGTTGTTTTTTGAACGGGCACGCCATCGACAGGACCGGTGGAACCATCTAGTAAATCAGCCGACCAAACGTTAATGTCAACGCCTTTTCGATTGATTAATGATTTCATCTTGAGCTTTTTCATCACTCATGCCACCCTTCTAGAATTCGACACTCCACATTTCGGGTTAAAATGCCTTTATCAACCAGCGGATTATTGGTACCCTTACGATCAATTGTTGCCGGCGCATTGGCTGGATCAGACCAAGCAATCATCTGTCTGCGAATATCATTCTTAGCAGTTTCACCCAAGATTGTCAGCAATTCTTTAGCAGTCATTGAGCCATCGATGATCTGTCCGATACCGTTCATCACCATGCGCTGATACTTCTTTTCGTTTTGAATTTTGGCTGTCCGGATAAACGGTCGTGGTGGAATAGTGACTTCTTTAACTAAGATATAAACGATCTTGAACTTGTTTCCATTGGGTACAGCAAGTACATTCTTGCCTTTTGGCCTGAATAGTCCCGGTATCTCACGTGCCGGCATTGGTCCACCATCGGCACCCATTGGAGTGTCCTTGGTGGGAATCGTTAACCATTCACCATTCTTAGGCTGAATATGTGGTGCACCGTACTCATTAGCGCGAACAATCGTCAGCAGCTTGCTATCTTCGCTACTACTAAAAAAGCCAATTGCCACATACGATCGATTAAGAATATCAAACTGTTTAAAAATCTGGGGCCATTTGTTATCAATCCGAAGCTCTGTCAATGTTGCACCACGATAAAGTTGAAATTATCACCCTTCCCGTACTGCTTCCACAATTTCCAATACATGCGGCCCCAGATAGAACTATTGATCCATTTAGTGTTCTGCATATTTTTGGAAAAGTAAGTGGTTTTCAACACATCAACTTGCTCAGATTGAATCCCGCGACCAGATTCATCGTCCATCGTCAGTAGATGCAACGTCAAGTAGCGCTCGGCTTGCTCTCGAATTGCTTGTCCAATGTCTTCATCCCCTACAATGATATGAGCGGGAAAGCCATCGCCAAGCACTTCGACATGGGCATCACCCATCAGCTGAGTGAGCGTTGCATCCGGAACATCTTCAACTAAGTCCGGAGCTGTCGCCTTGACCTGATCGATAGTGGTTAAAACTTGTGAAGCGGCCATTGTCGTCGCCTCCCATCTTTAGATGCCAGTTACCTTAACAAATGCTTCTGGAACACGGCAAATTAAACCACCACATTGTTCTGAGTATGGAATGGTATAAGTCATGTTTCGATATTCAGTCTGTTGACGGGTTAAAGGTTGAGCATCAAGAATTTCAGCGGTCACTGACGAATTGTCAAAGATCATTGCCATATCTTTCTTGCTGTCAGCCCCAGATAACTCATTAACCACGGTGATTTGTGAGAACCATCCCCGTGATTGCAGCAATTGAATCAGAGTAGTTGGTTGATAGTCATTGTATGGAACATCCAGAGCATCGTAAGCGGCCTGTGGGAGTGCCAAAACAGGCTTAACGTCTGCGTAGCCAGTCAGCTGGGTGATCTGTTGTTTAGCATCTTTTAGCTCATTCAGTAAGACTTTAGGGTCATTGGTGTTGCCCTTACCGTCACTAAATGCTGTATTCAGCTTGAAGTTTTGAATCCCTGGAAAATTAATCATTCCTGGAATACCTGCATCATCATTTCCGTTGAAAACTAACTTATCTTCAAAGTCAGCCATTCCTTGATTGATGGCAGCTGCTTGAGTAGCATCTAAATTCACACCAGCCAAATTAGCCTGTTGAACTTCGTCTAGTGAGTAATTAGCACCCAAAGCAAAGGTGATAATTTTTTGAGATGCTTCTTGCATGTCAGCATCTACCAATGGAATATCAGTCCCACGGTTAGCCAAGACACGGGCAGCACCTCGAGCGGTCATGGTTTGATAAGTATACATTTTGGTACCAGGTGCAACTTTGTGTGATCCAAATAGCGAACGGGCTTTAAGAATCTCTTTACGCGGTGTGTAGACCGTCTTATCAAGATTCTCTAGCGCACGTCGGCTAATAATAGCTGTTTGTGCCATTTATAATTTCCTCCTAACAAAAAAGGCTCAATTATGAACCCTTCTAGTTTATTTAATAGTTATGATGCAGTGGTAACTGTAACTGCCGTTGTAGCAGTCTTTGAACCGTCAGCATACGATGTTGCTGTTATCTGGACAGTTTTGCCCGGATCAGTAGCTTTAATACCATGAACAGTTCCATCAGCATCAACAGTTGCCAAGGTTGGATCAGCTGATTTATAAATAACGCCTTTGTTAGTAGCGTTATCCGGAGCAATTACTGCATTGATCTTAGCGGTCTTACCAACTTGAACCGTCAAGCTCTTGTCGGCAGTAATGCCGGTTACATTCACCGTTGGCGTTTGTACGTTTAAAGTAACCGTTGCTTTCTTAGATGTGTCATCCACAGAAGTAGCTGTAATCGTAACCGATCCCGCTTTTACACCTTTGGCACTACCAGAATCAGCATCAATAGTTGCAACTGTCGTATCGCTTGAAGAATACTTCAAAGCCTTATTGGTGGCATCGTCAGGACTAACTGTAGCAATAATATTCTTAGTTTCGCCAACATTAATATTAGTTGATTCACCGACAAATTTTACACCAGTAACCGCAATCTTTGCTGAATCGGTCGTTACACTAACTGAATCAGATGCGCCACTGTCGCCACTTGCATTGCTAACCACAACAGTTGCGTCGTAATCAGTCCCATCTGCCAGACCGTCCACAACTAAGCTACTAAGATCCATTGGTTTGTCGAATTCTTTGGTTTTCGCATCGTTATCGCCATTTTTATACGAGATAACTGCTTTTGTGATGGGTGCTGAGCCATCACCCGTGGCTAACTTGACATTGGCAGTGAACTGTTTCGCTCCTGGTGTCAGTGTCATAGATGGTTTGCTCGGCAAAGTTGTTTGATCTGGAATGGCTAAAGTGGCATCGCCATCATTCTTGGTTGCTAACCAGCCAGAATAGATGGTGTTCGGTGTCAGTTGACTGATCGTCACAGGTGATGGCACATCTTTAGCGAGTGAATTCTTATCTTTATCTTCAACAGAAAAATTATCTGCCATTTGTTCCACCTCCTATTTAAGATTTAAAGTTACTGTTTTATCTGTGGTGCTTGCACTATCTAGTTGGGGAGCATCATTTGCCAATACTCGCCTGATCCTTAGTTGCAGAAGTATAACCAAGGCTAGTTTGCAAGAATGCTGTATCACCCGAATTGCCTGTAGTAGTAAAGAGACCAACAACAGCATCTGAGTCACCAGCCGGCTTGAACTTACCGTCAGCATCTACGGTGGCAGCTTCATTCTTGTTGACATCAGCTGAAAGTGGAACAGCAATCGTTCCTTCACGTAGAATGCCAAGAGCTTCACCAACTTTCCAAGTGTCATCTTGAGTATCGGTAAAATGTTCTGAATCAACGTACCCACGAGCCAATGCAATACCATAAATAGGAGCAGCATTTGCAGGTACTACTTTGCCAGCTTGCAACGCCACGGCTTGGCCATAACTAATTGGTGCACCAGCAGTTTCAGTATTAACAGTTTGTGTTTGAGTGGTGGCAGCTTTGCCAGCGCCCAAAGAGCCTTGTTGATACATCCCTGAAATTGGAATTGTCATGTGTATATCCTCCTTTTATTTAGATTCGTTCAAGTGATAGCGAGACTCAGCTAATTTAGTAAGATCATCTAAGCCATCTTTATGAATGCTAGTGAAGCCGACAACTCCCGGCTGATCAGCAATTGCTAGCATGCTGTCATAGAAAGCATTGATGTAATCATCTGATTTTTCTTTTTCATCAAATGAATCATTCTTTGCCTTGATAGCAGCAATCTTAATATCTTTGTCAGACTTGCCTTTAAAGTCGAATGAATCGCCCACGAATGGTG
Above is a genomic segment from Lentilactobacillus buchneri containing:
- a CDS encoding phage neck terminator protein; the encoded protein is MTSISQYKSGKKLLIHCLGEIVKQSTGQLFYAQELTTDRPQYPFFTFVTVAGDHEELADFPDHRNYQIILQLDAHSNDYWQADDLASQLFEALRDPSYKRFLKQCSMTIQTTGDVMSHNAVIGSNYDYAVGFDATFAVISGLTFEDTDLDFTYSPHTTIDSTDISDGNNDSKISIKK
- a CDS encoding DUF4054 domain-containing protein codes for the protein MAASQVLTTIDQVKATAPDLVEDVPDATLTQLMGDAHVEVLGDGFPAHIIVGDEDIGQAIREQAERYLTLHLLTMDDESGRGIQSEQVDVLKTTYFSKNMQNTKWINSSIWGRMYWKLWKQYGKGDNFNFIVVQH
- a CDS encoding encapsulin is translated as MAQTAIISRRALENLDKTVYTPRKEILKARSLFGSHKVAPGTKMYTYQTMTARGAARVLANRGTDIPLVDADMQEASQKIITFALGANYSLDEVQQANLAGVNLDATQAAAINQGMADFEDKLVFNGNDDAGIPGMINFPGIQNFKLNTAFSDGKGNTNDPKVLLNELKDAKQQITQLTGYADVKPVLALPQAAYDALDVPYNDYQPTTLIQLLQSRGWFSQITVVNELSGADSKKDMAMIFDNSSVTAEILDAQPLTRQQTEYRNMTYTIPYSEQCGGLICRVPEAFVKVTGI
- a CDS encoding Ig-like domain-containing protein → MADNFSVEDKDKNSLAKDVPSPVTISQLTPNTIYSGWLATKNDGDATLAIPDQTTLPSKPSMTLTPGAKQFTANVKLATGDGSAPITKAVISYKNGDNDAKTKEFDKPMDLSSLVVDGLADGTDYDATVVVSNASGDSGASDSVSVTTDSAKIAVTGVKFVGESTNINVGETKNIIATVSPDDATNKALKYSSSDTTVATIDADSGSAKGVKAGSVTITATSVDDTSKKATVTLNVQTPTVNVTGITADKSLTVQVGKTAKINAVIAPDNATNKGVIYKSADPTLATVDADGTVHGIKATDPGKTVQITATSYADGSKTATTAVTVTTAS
- a CDS encoding structural cement protein Gp24, with amino-acid sequence MTIPISGMYQQGSLGAGKAATTQTQTVNTETAGAPISYGQAVALQAGKVVPANAAPIYGIALARGYVDSEHFTDTQDDTWKVGEALGILREGTIAVPLSADVNKNEAATVDADGKFKPAGDSDAVVGLFTTTGNSGDTAFLQTSLGYTSATKDQASIGK